The nucleotide window GACCTGAAGTTGCTTCGGACCCAACTCGGTTTACCAGTGCGGGGCGGCCAAGGCGTTCATCAACCGGAGCGAGAACGGTCGGGCCTGCTTCGACGCACGCGCGGGCATCTTTTCCGGCGTGGGCGTGGGCGTGGGCGTGGGGGCTGGCGGAGGCGCCCCGCAGTTGCTGCTCGGCGGGGACGAAGGCGGCGGGTTCGGGCGGTTCCCGCTCGCCGTCACCAGGGTGGCCAACCCGGCCACGATCAACGCCCCGGCCGCGATCGACTGCCAGGTCAACGGCTCACCCAACAAGACGCAGCCGAGCATCATCGCGATGATGGGGATGACCCAGGTGTGCGACATGAACACCGGGGTCGGCAGGCGCTTAAGGGCGACCATGTACGCCCCGAACCCGAGGACCGAGCTGACCGCCGTCAGGTACCCCCAGGCCGCCCAAGCCGGGGCCGTCGGTGCCGGGAGCGGTTCGCCGGCGGCGGCCGCAGCGACCGCGAGCGGGATGGCGCCCGCGATCATCTGCCAGCCGATGACGGTCCACAGGGCGTCCTTGTTCACCCGGTACTTGACCGTCAGGGCACCCGCGGCGTAGCACGCGGGGCCGAGCACCAGGGCCGCGAGGTTGGTCAGGCCCGCATCGACCGTGACGCCGGCGGGCAGGACCAGCACGCCCACGCCCACCGCCCCGAGGGTCATGCCGAGCAGACCGCGGGAACTCGGCCGCCGGTGCGCGATGACGGCTTCGAGGCCGGTCACGATGATCGGCCCGAGGCCGAAGAAGAGCGACACGAGCCCGGAGCCGGCCGAGCGGGACGCCAGCGTCGCCAGCCCCGTCCCGCCGCCGCAGAGCAGCAGCCCGGCGGCCGCGAGCGGCAGGATTTGCTGGCGGGCGGGCATCACCGGCCGGCCCAGCGCCCGCAGGACGAGGAGCACCGCGGTCCCGGCGGCCGCGAATCGCGACGCGGCCATGGTGAAGGGCGGCCAGCCGCCGTGCGGGCCAACGGCGACCCGCATCGCGAGGAACGTCGTACCGGTGATGACACACAGGGCCACGAAGCAGGCCATGCCGAGCGGGCTCAGGCGCGCCCACCACGGGGCCGCTTGAGGGCGGGAGTTGTTCGTCATTGTCACCTCCGCGAGGGTAGGAACCAACCGGCTTTCGATGCTGGCCGGCTGCACCTCTCTAACGGACTTAGTCCTCGTCGGTGTTTCAAGTATTTGCATTCAAAAACCACACGGCCTTGGCGAATGGTACGCCAAGGCCGTGTGGTTTCGTTAGGTCGAACGGGTCTGAATCACTCCGCGTTCGCGTAGTACAGTGGGCGGGTGCGGTTCTTGCGCTCGTCGCGGAATCCGAACAGCTTCAGCCCGTGGTACCGCCCCTCGAGGTCGAACAGAGGCCCGTACACCAGCTCGCCGCCCTCCTTGCGCGCGACCTGCCCGTTCGAGTGCATCGGCAGCAGGTACGGGCGGGCGTAAGAGTTCGACGGGGCCAGCGCCAGTCGCGGCTCACCGGGCTTGGCGTGCACCGAAGCGCGGATGTACAGATCGGTGCCGACGGCCTCGCGCACGACCCGTTCGACCAGCCCGAGGTCGCGCACGGCGTGGTTGTTCGCGGTGTACCCGACCGAGAGGTCGGCCGCCAGGAACCACAGGTCCTCGGCGTCCTTCGCCGCGATGCTGCCGACTTGGTGCCCGCCGACGGCCCCGAACACCTGGACGGTGTGCTCGTAGGACCAGCCGCGGGCGCGGAGGTTGACGCTCGACACCAGGCTGTCCGCCTGAGACGCCAGCTGAGCCCGGAAGTCTTCGTTGCTGTTCGCCTGCTCGCGCACGTTGACGATCTCGTCGATAACGAACTCAAACCACCGGTCGTCGAGCACGTTGCGCGGAGACGCCAGCACGACGTCGAGCGCGCCGAGGAACGCCCGCGCGTCGTCTTGCAGGGTCTCCAGGAACAGGTCGGCCTGGCGGGCGTCCAACCCCGCGTCCGCCGAGTGCAGGTGCCCGTCAGCGACGAGCACGAGCCGGGTCGGCACGTCGGTCACCTCGGTCAGAGCGTCGGCGACCCCCTGGAGCACGTTGACGGACGTCCAGTCTGCGAGGTCGGGGGTGAGCGTACGGCCCGTCTTCAGCTCGTTCCCGATCTTGACGCCGCCGGTGATCATGGCCACGGTGAACTGCTTGTGGCTCAGCATCCCGTTGATCTTGTCGAGCAACCCGGTGCGGACGCCCAGATCGTCGAACAGGGTCGCTTTCACGCTCAGCGACGCGGCCTTGAGGACGGCCAGGGCGTTCTCCGCCGGGCTCAGGTCGGGCTTGCACTTTTTCAGGAGTTCGTCCTTCCAGTGCTCGCGCCCCTGGCGCAGTTCCAGGGTGAGGGACTGCAGGGCGTCCGGGGTCAGGACCGTCATCGGCGGCGGCGGGAAGGTGCGCCCTGCCTCGATCTGTTTGCACGCCTCCGGGAGGATGGACAGCTTGTCGAGGCGGGAGGCGTCGGACAGGGCGGACCGGAAGGGCTGGGCCATGATGACACTCGCGTCGGGTGGCAGTGAGCAGCCCGACCGACCTTCGGCCGGGCTACCCCGACTACGGGCGAGCGTATTTCCGTCGTTGCAGAGATGTTGCTGTGGTTTTTTTCAATGCCGTTAACCCATGCAGAGCAATGACTTAGAGGCCATGAGAACTTATTTTTCACCGCATCACTTTTTTCGTGCAACAACCGCCCGTTCAGCGCCCGTTCAGGGGGGTAGAGGGGAAATCAGCCAGCAAGAAAACCGTCTTGGAATTTGACTTTCGCGAAATCTTCGCTGCAAGCCGAGCAGCTTCATGTGTTCGAAGGTTGGAACTGAGAAAGCCTCACCACGAAGGAGAACACCCCGTGGCTGACTCCACCGGCCCGAACCAGGTGCCGATTAACGACGCCGTTAACGCGGGGCCTGACCCGCCTGTTCCGCTCGAATCGCCCCTCCCGCCGGGCTGGACCGACCAGCCGTGCGGTTGCTCGCGCCGGTGGCACTACGCCGACGAGGAGTACCGGTGCTTCGTTTACACGCGGTACACGATCTGCTCCCCGGCGTGTACCTGCGTCCTGACCACTGAAGTGGCGCGGGGCCAAGCAACGGCGCGCCGTCTGGGCCAACAAAGCGCAGACTGCGATGCCAGCGCAGCGCTGCACGCCTGGAAAGTCCACCTCCTCTTCACCAACCGGAACTTCGACGAGCAGCAGGGAGATGATCAATTCAGCCGGTACCTCGCTCAGATTGCCTGGAACAGTGCGCGCGAGTGGTACCGCGGCTTCTACCACACTGACACCTTGATCGGTCCGATTTTGCCGGTCTCCTTCGTCAACCCCGACGACGGCTTGGCCGCCGGCGCCGTGCCGGAACCGGCCGACCAGGACGAGCCACAACGCCAGACCGACGAGCGCATCTGGATCGAAGAGCTCGCGGAACTGATCCCGAACGAATGGGATCGCAACGTCTTCCTCGCGCGCCACAGGGACGGCCTCTCGGCCGCGGAAATCGCGCAGCAAGCGGGCTGCGCCCCGTACGCCGTTTATCAGTCGCTGTGGGGCAGTTATGCGATTCTGCACGCCCGCCTTCTTGACCAGTGCGACGGCTAAACGCCAGCAAACCACCGGGCGACAGAATTCTGTCGCCCGAGTTCCCGCAGCGCGGGAGTAACAAGGTTGAAGTGACCTTGTCATCCTCGCAACAAGGAGTCATTCCGTGAACGACAACGAGCTGGATAGCAACGGCCGGGACTCGCCGAGCGAGCCAAAATACGAACCCAGGAACATTTCGCCCCTGCGGTACCTGTCCGTCCTCACGGGCGAATCGGAGTGGACGCCGGAGGAGCAGGACGCGATCGAACAAGACCCCGTTCTTCGGCAGAGGATCACTCGCCTGATGCTGGCGATGTACGCCCCTCTTCTGGGTCCCAAACCGACACCGCCCGATGCGAAGCCAAAGGGCCCCGTCGCCTGGCGCGAACCCAAAAAGTTCAAAGACGCTCCGTGTGAGGATGAGGTCGTGGCGGCCGGCCTCGGAGCCCACGCCGGTGCCGCGGCCGCGCCGAAAGAGGAGTTCACTTCCGCGTCTCGCGTGTGGACGGGAAAGCCGGCGTGGTCGAATCGCCCGTCCGATTGGCCTGAAGAACTGTCGGTGGTTTACGAAGTTCTTGACGGCGACCTGGAAGTCACCATCAAGGGGCTCGAGGACGTGAGCACGGCGCGTTACCAAGCGGTACTGGTCGCGGTCGGGAATCCCGCCATTCCCATCGATTCCTGGTTTCGGACGTCGAAGTTCAAGGCGCGTACGCTGCAACTCGACCAATCATCGAGAGCGGGCGCACAACAGCTGTACGTTTTTCTCGCCGAACGGCGGGGGAAGAAGACCGAGCTCGTCGCCCAGCCGATTCCCATTCGGCTCTGATGTCGCCCGTGGCCAACAACTGGAGGAGAACTCATGAACGTGCTCTCTCGCCTCGTGCTCGCGGTCGTCGCTGCGCTCTGGCTGCCTTTGGCCGCTCTGGCCGATGGAACCCAGCCGATGGCCGTCCAGGCCGGCTCCTGGACGGTGGGCGAGAACGGCGTCAACGTCGACGCGGCGTGCTTGAAGAAGAAGTTGAAGGAGCCCACCGCCGGTACCTCGCTCAGCCTGCACGAGGGCAAGGTAGTCGTCGAGGTCCACGATGGCACCAAGTGGGTCGAGCACTCTACCCTCGCGGACGCTGTGACGAACGGTCACCTCGTGATCGAGGGAATCACGCAGGGCCGCCATCCCGACACGGGGGAAACCATCGGCCGGTTCGACGCGATCAAGATCAGGCCCGGTACTAAGCCGCTCGACGGGAATGTGCGGGTCACCTTCCGCGAACCGACGGTTTTCGGGGCCGAGGGCACGAAGGTCGCGGATTTCAAGGAAGCCGCCGGCTTGGTCGGTGACATCCAGCAGTACGCCAAGACCTTTGGCCTGCAGCCCAACGAGGCGCGGTTCATCGCCCAGCACGCCTACTGGGCTTTGGACCGGCAAGGCAAGGCGACTAAGGACGAGGTGGCGAAGCTGACGAAGATGAGCGAGGAAGAGTTCACCAAGTGGCTGATTAAGAACATGAAACCTTAACGGTTGCGTCAGCGACTCCGTCAAGTGCGAATAAAATCTACGTCGCCGGGGTTCGAGGACCATCCTCGAGCCCCGGCTTGCGACTTGAAAGCCTTTCAACTTGCTGTTCCTGGGCAGGTGCCTAGGTGCCTGGAGCCGGCTCAAAGATGAACTCGCACACCGACTCGCCGAACCAATCGGGTGAGAGTCACGAGGAAACCGACCAGTCGGCGCCTGACGAGGTCAGTACTCCGCCGTTTACTTTGCAACTTCGGCTCGCGCGGCAGGCACTCGCGAACAATAATCCAGAGGCCGCGCTCTGTTTCCTCTATCCGGTGTTTGGCCTCAAACCTCACTCGTTTCACCTCCGGCGTCCGTTCCTCCCGTCCCCATCCAACTTCTCGTCGAAGATCACGGAGGTTGTGCCGGAAGCCAGCGCACTTTTGTTGGTGGCGGCAGCGCAGACCGGCCAGATTCGTGATGCCCTTGCGGTCGCGATGGCGGCAAACGGGCTGGTGCAGACCGTCAACGGCAACCACAAGGTCTTTTCGAGTGCGAGTGACTGGCTCGAGGTTTTGGAGAAAGTAAGCGACCTTAACCTGCAACGGGGAACCGCGGCTCGGCTTGCTCGCTGGGCGCGAGAAGGGGTTCGCGTTCTTCGCGAACTTAGCGGGGCTGAATTGATTGAGGACGTCGTCGGTCGGGACACTTTGAACGAGTGGTTCGAACAACCGCATCTCTTGATCGATCAACCTGCCAACGCCGAGGCACTCGCCGAATACTTGGCGGGCGAGCCGGTAACAGACCGGGAGATCGCCACGCTCGACATCGACGCCTTCATGCACGCGATTGAGCATCGTGATGGCTCTATCCCCGAAGGTGCGGTCGCCATCGCAATTGGACTGGCTCACGGCCTCAAAGCCCGCTCGTCTGAGGCACAGATTCCGGCGTTCATCAAGGGCGTGTTCGGCAAGGCCGTTACCGGCTCTTTCCTCGCGGAGCTCGAACGTCGGCGCGTTCAACCGGAACGCGCCGTGGAACTCGCGCTCTTCGCCCTCGAACACGACCAGGGGCTGACCGACGCGGGCCGGGCCGAGTTAACCGGGCGAGTGGTCGAACGTCTGGCCCAGCTTCCGCCGACTGCCCGCAAGTACCGCGAGCGGTTGCTCGGCCAGGCCGTTGAGTGGGCGCTCACGAACCAGGCCAGCGGGCATAGTCGGGAGAACTGGCCTGTGGTCGTGCTGTGCTTGGACCGCTTCCCCGGACCGCCCGCGCCGCGCGAGGCGTCCCCCGTCGTTGAGCTCGAGCGGGGTTCGGCTCCTATTACCGGACCAACGGACGAGGTCGGGGCGGACGTCTTGGCGGCTGGCGAATCGGACGGGGCGCCCGGCCTGACGGTTTCGGCGGCCGGGGAAGAGGAACCGAGGGCCGTGGGCGCCTTTTCGTACGACGAGCTGAGCTCGGCCGCCCTGGAAGCTGAGCGTGCGGACGAGACGCTTCCGCGCCGCGGTGCGCTCGAGAACACGCCCCGGCTGCCAGGCGATGGCCACCGCACTCTGGGCGAAGTGGTTGACCAAAGTGACCCTCGCCTCGCCTCGCTGCTCGGCCGCTATCCCGGTGACCCGGAGCGACCCGTCGTCTTGCTCGGTTTTCAGCCCGTCGGCCAACGCCTGCTCGTCTACACCGTCGAAGCGTCGGAAGGGAACCCACTTCGCTGGCGAGCGCGAGCTCTTGATGGCGCCGTGGACACGATCCAACGCGCCGTCGAAACCTTCGACGGCTCAATCGCGCGGGCCTGGCAGGATCATAAGCGCGCCGAGGTGCCCGACCGGAGCCGCGCGCTGGCCGACTCACTGCTCCACGAACTCGGCGCGCATCTCGCCGAGGTTGATGACCTGCTCAGCGCGGCGGTGTCCGACCTGTTGGCCGCCCACGATCCCGAGCCCAACATCCTGCTCACCGCCGCCGGCGCGGCCCAAGCCCTCCCGCTTGATTTGTTGACCGTCCGGTTGGCCGGCGGTTCGGAGCGGCCGCTCGTGCACTGCGGGAGCACCGTTCGTTGGACACCGGGGCTGGTGCTTCAGGAGCGAATGGACACCACCGGCAGGCGGTCGGGTGAGGGGACCGGCCGCTCGCTGGGGTGGCTCGCGTACCTGCCCGAACACGACCCAAACGGTCGGTTCGGCGGCTTCTTCAGAGAGAAGGAGGTCGAGAGCGAAAAGGATCGCTGGTCGCCCGGGGCGAAGTTCCTCCAGCGAACGAAGGGCCGTGGGTGCCAAGGGACGCAGGCGACCGCAGGGAATCTGCGGTCGTATTCGGCTGGTCAGTTCAGCGACCTTCTCGTGTTGGCCCACGGCTGCTGGGACCGAGGCGCGGTCGTGCTTTGGGATGAGTTGGTGGATTCCCTTGGGGCGGCCCAGTTGGACACGTTGTTCCTGGTCTCGTGCACGATAGGCCGACTCGGGTGGTCAGGTGCTGACGAGCCGATCAGTCACAGCTTGTTGTCCAACATTCTCGAGCAGGGGTCGG belongs to Gemmata obscuriglobus and includes:
- a CDS encoding sigma-70 family RNA polymerase sigma factor, with protein sequence MADSTGPNQVPINDAVNAGPDPPVPLESPLPPGWTDQPCGCSRRWHYADEEYRCFVYTRYTICSPACTCVLTTEVARGQATARRLGQQSADCDASAALHAWKVHLLFTNRNFDEQQGDDQFSRYLAQIAWNSAREWYRGFYHTDTLIGPILPVSFVNPDDGLAAGAVPEPADQDEPQRQTDERIWIEELAELIPNEWDRNVFLARHRDGLSAAEIAQQAGCAPYAVYQSLWGSYAILHARLLDQCDG
- a CDS encoding DMT family transporter, which codes for MTNNSRPQAAPWWARLSPLGMACFVALCVITGTTFLAMRVAVGPHGGWPPFTMAASRFAAAGTAVLLVLRALGRPVMPARQQILPLAAAGLLLCGGGTGLATLASRSAGSGLVSLFFGLGPIIVTGLEAVIAHRRPSSRGLLGMTLGAVGVGVLVLPAGVTVDAGLTNLAALVLGPACYAAGALTVKYRVNKDALWTVIGWQMIAGAIPLAVAAAAAGEPLPAPTAPAWAAWGYLTAVSSVLGFGAYMVALKRLPTPVFMSHTWVIPIIAMMLGCVLLGEPLTWQSIAAGALIVAGLATLVTASGNRPNPPPSSPPSSNCGAPPPAPTPTPTPTPEKMPARASKQARPFSLRLMNALAAPHW